Part of the Salvelinus sp. IW2-2015 unplaced genomic scaffold, ASM291031v2 Un_scaffold4600, whole genome shotgun sequence genome, GATGGCTACAGTGTATTGGTGTGTAGTGATGGTAATGTATTGTGATGGCTATAGTGTGTTGGTGTGGGAGGTGATGGTAATGTATTTGTACATTGTGTTTTTCTTTACCTTTCTATATTCTTCGTTCAGTTTCATACCTGACAGAATATTTGTATCGCTTTTCTCTCTACCCTCCATACCAAATAAGactctgttcttaactgacttgcctagtttaaataaaggttacatttaaaacatgtaaTACAAATATTTAGGCTTGTGCAGTGGTGGGGGGTGAtgcttcttccccccccccctctctctaccctccataCCCAATATTAGAATATGTTTGGGTGGGTGAGGTGatgtttctcccctcctctctccccccaggcTCCAGTCCCGACCAAGCTGCGTGCTGTCATACTAGACCAGATGGTGatgtttctcccctcctctctcccccaggctCCAGTCCTAGGACCAAGCTGCGTGCTGTCATCTAGACCCAGAGGTGatgtttcttccctctctcccccaggctTCCAGTCCCAGGACCAAGCTGCGTGCTGTCATACTAGACCCAGAGGTGatgtttctcccctcctctctctcccaggctcCAGTCCCAGGACCAAGCTGCGTGCTGTCAATCACTAGACCCAGAGGTGatgtttctcccctcctctctccccccaggcGCTCCAGTTCCCAGGCCAAGCTCGTGCTGTCATACTAGACCCAAGTGatgttctcccctcctctctcccccaggtcCGTCCAGGACCAAGCTCTTGCGTGTTCATCCTAGACCCAGAGGTgatgtttctccctctcttctccccaggcTCCATCCCAGGACCAAGCTGCTGTCTGTCATACTCGAGACCAGAGCTGAtggttctcccctcctctctcccccaggctCCAGTCCAGGACCAAGCTGNNNNNNNNNNNNNNNNNNNNNNNNNTGGGTTTGTTCCAGTTAACCAAGTACCCCAGCGGTCGGGTCTCCAATACTACTGGGTTGTGTTCTGTACAGTCGCGTCGGGGTCTCAATACTACTGGGTTGTGTTCTGTACGGTACCAGTCGGGTCGGTCTCAAACTAACTGGTTGTGTTCTGTACGGTACCAGTCGGGTCAGTCTCAATACTACTTGGGTTTGTTCTGTACTGTACCAGTCGGGTCGGTCTCAATACTACTGGGTTGTGTTCTGTACCGTACCAGTCGGGTCAGTCTCAATACTATGGGTTGTGTTCTGTACGGTACCAATCGGGTCGGTCTCAATACTACGGGTTGTGTTCTGTACAGTCGGGTCGGTCTCAAATTACTGGGTTGTGTTCTGTACAGTCGGGTCGGTCTCAATACTACTGGGTTTTCTGTGGGTCGTCTCAATATTACTGGGTGTTGCTGTCGGGTCAGTCTCAATACTACTGGGTTGTGTTCTGTACGTACCAGTCGGTCGGTCTCAATACTACTGGGTTGTGTTCTTGTACGGTACCAGTCGGGTCAGTCTCAATACTACTGGGTGTGTTCTTACGGTACCAGTCGGTCGGTCTCAATACCTACTGGTTGGTTCTGTACGGTCGGGTCGGTCTCAATACTGCTGGGTTATGTTCTGTCGGGTCGGTCTCAATACTACTGGTTGTGttctgtacagtaccagtcggGTCTCTTCAATACTACTGGTTGTGTTCTGTATAGTACCAGTCGCGGTCGGTCTCAATACTACTGGGTTGTGTTCTGTACAGTCGGGTCGGCTCCAATACTGCTGGGTTGTGTTCTGTCTCAATACTGCTGGGTTGTGTTCTGTACAGTCGGGTCGTCGCAATACTACTGGGTTTGTCTGTACGGTACAGTCGCGCCGGTCTCAATACTACTGGGTGTGTTCTGTACAGTACGGGTCGTCTCAATACTGCGGTTGGTTCTGTACAGTCGGGTCTCCAATACGTACTGTTGTTTCTCTACGGTACCATCGGGTCGGTCTCAATACTACTGGGTTGTGTTCTGTACGGTACCAGTCGGGTCGCGTCTCAATGTATCGATTGTTCAATTTGATGATTTGATATGTAACCTCATGTTGCCCAAACCCCTCAGGATGCTGGGTAAGCGTGACGAGACGAGCGAGGAAGCCATGATAGACGTGACGTACACGCAAGAGTGCCAGCGAGCGCCAGGTGGTGGCGGTGTTACAGAAGCTCTATCTGTTGCCACGTTGAGTTTTCTCATGGCAGGCAGACTTCTTCATTCAGGCCCTGCCCCAGAGCTCTGCCCAGGACGTCCCACTAACACCATGCTAGCCCTGCCAGACCTGGCCAAGACCTCCCAGCTACCCCTCAAACAGCTGGCCGAGCTTCGGGATAGAGCCACCACTGACCCCAGAACAGgtaaggggagagacagagggtgggGAAATAAATGACAAACAGAAAACTATACAGCCATTCAATGTTCATAGATTTCCTTTTGGTGTGGAGTGAGAAATGTATTGTGATGGCTACATTGTTTGGGTGTGTCGTGATGGTAATTATTGTGATGGCTACAAGTGTTTGGTGTGGAGTGATGAATGTATTGTGATGGCTACATATTTTGGTGTGTGAGTGATGGTAATGTATTGTGATGGCTACAGTTTGGTGTGAGTGATGgaagtgtatgtgtgagtgatgtaatgtattgatgctaCAGTTTTTGTGTAGTGATGGTAATGTATTGTGATGGCTACAGTTTTTGGGTGGAGTGATGGTAATGTATTGTGATGGCTACAGTGTTGATGATGGTATGATGATGGTAAGTTATTGTGATGTAAGTGTATGGTGTGTATGATGTAATGTATTGTGATGGCTAGCAGTGTATTGCTGCATGTAGTGATGGTGATGTATTGTGATGGCTACAGTGTTTTGGTGTGGAGTGATGTAATGTATTTGATGGCTACAGTGTATTGTGAGTGATGGTAATGTATTTGATGGCTACATGTTTTGTGTGAGTGATGGCTAAAGTGTTTTGTGGAGTGATGTAATGTATGATGGCTACAGTGTTTTGGTGTGGAGTGATTAATGTATTGTGATGGCTAAAGTGTTTGTGTAGATGTATTATTGATGAGCTAGAGTGTTTTGGCTGTGGATGATGGTAATGTATTGTGATGGCTCAGTGTATTGGTGTGTAGTGATGGTAATGTATTGTGATGGCCTACAGTTATTGGTGTGAGTGATGAGGATAATGTATTTGATGGCTACAGTGTTTTTGTGGTGATGATGTGCTACAGTGCGTTGGTGTGGAGTGATGTAATGTAGTGTGATGGCTACAGTGTATTGGTGTGAGTGATAGTAATGTATTGTGATGGCTACAGTGAATTGGTGTGTAGTGATGGAATGTATTGTGATGCTCACAGATGTATGTGTGTGGAGTGATGTTAATGTATTTGCATTGCACAGTGTTTGGTGTGGAATGATGTAATGTATTGTGATGGCTACCAGTGTTTTGGTGCGTGAGGGATGGTGAATGTATTGTGCATGGCTACTATTGAGTTTGTTAGGTGATGTAATGTATTGTGATGCTACAGTGTGTTGGTTGAGAGTGATACGGCTAATGTATTGTAGGCTCCAGATGCTAATTTGTGAGTATGGTGGGCTACATCACCTATAGATACGTACCTGTTTAGTGAGACCGGGCTACGTCACCTATAGATACGTACCTGTTTAGTGAGACTGTGCTACATCACCTATAGATACGTACCTGTTTAGTGGGACCGGGCTACATCACCTATAGATACGTACCTGTTTAGTGAGACTAAGCTACATCACCTATAGATACGTACCTGTTTAGTGAGACCGGGCTACATCCCCTATAGATACGTACCTGTTTAGTGAGACTGGGCTACATCCCCTATAGGTACGTACCTGTTTAGTGAGACTGGGCCACATCACCTATAGATACGTACCTGTTTAGGGGCATTAGAAGTGAGACCGGGCTACATCCCCTATAGATACATACCTGTTTAGGGTCATTGCTGTACAGGACCAGTCCCAGGGACTCTATGTTGAAGATAAACTTCATGGTTTCCAGGGGTTCCTCTTCTACCGGTTGTTCTGGAAGTTCCACCATGTTCTCAACACCATCTGAAGGAcgaggagagaacagaaacacGGTCAGAAGAATTAACACGCTCAGGACTCAAGAcgatacattacacacacacacctctgacctTTGGGGTAGTCTGTTTTGAGCATCAGCGTAGTCTTGTGTTTGAGGGCTGTCGTGTCGGGGCTGGTGTGTTGGTCTGGCTGCAGACCGCTGGCTTCTCCAATGTTCTCCATCAGGATCCTCAACAGGACCTTTAGGTCGTCCTGACTCAGGGCAACCTGGGGAGAACAGACGACAGAGAGGATATGTAGCTGGAGCTAATGCTAATGGTTGCTAATATTAATGTCACTAATACTCGTTAACCTGAAGAGACAAGAACAGAGAGGATGTAGCTAATGCTAATGGTTGCTAATGTCACTAATACTAGTTAACCTGAAGAGACAAGCACAGAGAGGATGTAGCTGAAAGCTAATCGGTTGCTAATGCTAATACACTAATACTAGTTACCTGAAGAGACAAGCACAGAGAGGATGTAGCTGAAGCTAATGGTTGCTAATGCTAATATCACTATACTAGTTAACCTGAAGAGACAAGCACAGAGAGATGTAGCTGAAGCTAATGGTTGCTATGCTAATATCACTAATACTAGTTAACCTGAAGAGACAAGCACAGAGAGGATGTAGCTGAAGCTAATGGTTGCTAATTGCTAATATCACTATACTAGTTAACCTGAAGAGACACAAGCACAGAAAGGATGTAGCTGAAGCTAATGCTAATGGTTGCTAATGTCACTAATACTAGTTAACCTGAAGAGACACAAGCACAGAAAGGATGTGGCTAATGCTAATGGTTGCTAATGCTAATATCACTAATTCTAGTTAACCTGAAGAGACACAAGCACAGAAAGGATGTAGCTGAAGCTAATGCTAATGGTTGCTAATGCTAATATCACTAATACTAGTTAACCTGAAGAGACAAGCACAGAGAGGATGTTGCCTTTGCTAATGCTAATGTTGCTATGGGTAAAGCTAATGTTGCCTTGGCTAATGCTAATTCGCTGACAATTTAacatttagtcatttatcagacgtctcatccagagagacttacaggagcaattagggttaagcgccttgctcaaggacaccaTCTAGTCAGCTCCGGGATttaaaccagtgacctttcggttactgacccaacgctcttaaccactaggctaccagccttGATTATCTTAGGTTCAAACCCTAGATGACTGTAGCATGTACCTTACATGCCTTGATTATCTTAGGGTCAAACCCTAGAGGACTGTAGCATGTATCTTACCTGCCTTGATTATCTTAGGGTCAAACCCTAGAGGACTGTACATGTACCTTACATGCCTTGATTATCTTACTGTCGAGGACTGTAGCATGTACATTACATGCCTTGATTATCTTACTGTCGAGGACTGTAGCATGTACATTACATTCCAACCAGGCTGCAAGCAGAAGTCAGAAGTTAGTTTAGTGCTAAATCATCAACGCTCGGCTGTTATGGTTTAAGAGACAAAGCTACTTCAAGTCTAAAGGAAGGGGCGACATTGCACAAATGTAACTAGCTACAACTTACCAGTACCATTCTCCACCTTAGGTCAACCATCAATATGACTGAATCATGAAAGCTCAGCTATTATGACTTGAAGGAATAGTTACTTCAGTATCAGAGAGGGTGACATTACTACATGAGTAAAGATAACTTCAATAAGCTGCTCTGCTACAATACAAACATCTTGGTATCAAAACAGATCTTTATCTAACCACTCCTTTCGAGGAAAGACATGATTGTAGTTACTGTTACCTCTCCGTCTACCTCTATGGTTCCTGTTGgctcctctctgtctacctctatgGTTCCTGTTGgctcctctctgtctacctctatggttcctgttagctcctctctgtctacctctatggttcctgttagctctctctgtctacctctatgttcctgttagctcctctctgtctacctctatgGTTCCTGTTAGCTCCTACCTTCATGGGCTTGAGGTCTCCGTCTACCTCTATGTTTCCTGTTagctcctctctgtctacctctatgGTTCCTGTTAGCTCCTACCTTCATGGGCTGTAGGTCTCTCACTACCTCTATGGTTACTGTTAGCTCCTCTCCGTCTACCTCTATGGTTCCTGTTagctcctctctgtctacctctatggttactgttagctcctctctgtctacctctatggttcctgttagctcctctctgtctacctctatgGTTCCTGTTAGTTCCTACCTTCATGGGCTTGaggtctctgtctacctctatgGTCCTGTTGcgcctctctgtctacctctatggttcctgttagctcctctctgtctacctctatgGTTACTGTTAGCTCCTCTCGGTCTATCTCTATGGTTACTGTTAGCTCCTCTCCGTCTATCTCTATGGTTCCTGTTGgctcctctctgtctacctctatgGTTCCTGTTGgctcctctctgtctacctctatgGTTCTGTTGGCTCCTCCTTGTCTACCGCTATGGTTCCTGTagctcctctctgtctacctctatggttcctgttagctcctctctgtctacctctatgGTTACTG contains:
- the LOC112077470 gene encoding intermembrane lipid transfer protein VPS13C; protein product: MKVALSQDDLKVLLRILMENIGEASGLQPDQHTSPDTTALKHKTTLMLKTDYPKDGVENMVELPEQPVEEEPLETMKFIFNIESLGLVLYSNDPKQVCIYRGCSPVSLLMPLNRYVSIGDVAQSH